The DNA segment GGAGCCTGAATGTCTTCCACCGTGTTCATCAAGTCCTCAAGCCAGATGTCTTCGGACTGTGAAAGCTGCCGGCTGCGACGTCGGATGCGCCCATCGAAGCTGACTTTGGAAGCTGATATTGGTGTTTGTGGTACTGGCTGTGGGCGATTGGATGGTTTGGCGAGGAAGTCTTTGTCCCAGTTCATGTTCGCCGGATAATGGTGCGTCCATTGAGAAGGAGTCGATTGATGGTAGTAATGTGCAATGCTGTCAAGCTCATCTTCGGTGAGCAAGTGGAATGCCATAAGGGTTTTTGGAAATGCAGGGTGAGGCGGTCCTGCCGGAAGAGGGACAAGAGGAGCAAGTCGCAGCTGGAGTGTTGCAATCTTCTTTGCGAGTGCGCTATTTCGGCGGGTGGAGGGCGCCATGTCGAACTATTCTGGCTGTTCCTGCGGCCTGCGTAGGATTGGTAAATGCTGGTCAGGGTGTCGAAGGGCTGAGTATCAGTTCGTCGTTCGGCGGAGTAGACGGTGAATGCTATCTATGCGTGCCCACCTTGTCATGGGCCCGCTTTGTCTTAGGTCCAAATGAGACGTCTAAATCCGTGCCGGCAAGGCCACGTTCGAGAACAAAGGACAACGAGCCACAGTGCCTATCGGGCTTTTACCTTTGTCTCATGGGAGACCAACCGGTCGTCGCTGTCTTGCATCTTCACTTGGCTGCCTTCATCAAGCTCCGGTCCAAGGCATGTATCAACAGCTGAAGTCAGTGGACGTTACGTGGAAAGCCGAAAATCATCATCAGCTGCCCAGACACATGCGGCAGGGTTGGTTGAATACACACAATGTAAGACGGGAGGGCTGGGCTCCATCGCAGTGAAGCCAGTCTCGATCTTCACGCGTGATCCTGTACGAACAATTGGTTGCTCCGCGGCGCTGTTCAACCCAGTTGAACGGTTTCTTCGGCGGATGAGCACCTGATAGTCATGGCATGTTGCAGTATGACCTGGATCTTGTGGTAGCTGTTTGACATTTTTGACTCCCGGCGATGCTTGAGAACCACGGAGAGGATAGTGGATGGCAGTGTGATGGGACCGTGGACTATGACAGCGGTGAAGACCCAATGGATCCGGAGCTGCGCTTCACGATGGACTTCGTCGGGCATCAAAGCCGCTTTTGGCTTTCATCTGCGAGGCGCACTGCTGGCGTGAGTCTTGGAAGCAAAGACTGAGGTGTTCACGATCATTGTCGACGCGTATAGATGTTGTATTTTCGATCTTGAGGAAACGCGACCCAGACACAGTTGTTTGCCAAGACTTGGCTGACTCAGCAGCGAACACGCTCCGCGTCCCGTCGTGTTCTTCCCTTTCGCGAGTCCTTTCCTTACTCTAAACATGTTTCTCACATACACCGCATTGCTGCAGGCCACTGCATTTCACCACAAGTGACAAGCTCCACCAGTCTTGTTTGGCGGAGAACAAGCTACACAAATTCTCCCAAGATGTTGCTTGGACGCCCGAAATCCTTATGCTCGTCTGCTTTGTATGGAAGACGATGATCTGATTATCTGTTCCTTGACATCAGTCATGAGGCATCATCTGCGCCGCGCCCACGAGATACAAGATGAGACACGGCGTTCATTGGGATGCGGTGTGATGAACGCAGACAAGCTGCAGAACCCACAATTCCAGCTCCGTGTTGCGCAACTTCCGTTTCGAGGTCATACAGTCCAGCTGCAGAAACGTGGCTGGCTGTTAAGACTCTAACCATGCGCGTGGATGCAGTACTTCAGCCCGATGCACGGGAAAAAGGGGTCCAGACTGTCACTAATCCCAATTTGAGCTTCAGCTACTACCACCAGACAGTTCAGCTCAGGCCACGCAAGCCACGTTCTACAATCGCTTCGACAAGATTGGCCCATCATTGTTCATGTTGCAGCATGGCACAAGAAGCATGCATATGCTACTGGAACGCCTTGTGGTCTGTGGTCTCCTGCGGGGGAACGGCTTGTTGCTATAAGTACGATCATGCCAGCTCTGAGGGCCAGCGGcgatcctcgtcttccactgAGCTGGGGGTTTGGCAGTCAATATGGCAGAGGCCGGCTCTCAGGGTACCGAACACAAGACGAATGTCGTTGAGTCTGTTGTCACGCCCGCCGTGCCCGACTGTAGCCTCTGCCGCCGAATCGATGGATCGGGAACTTTGCCCAAGCGACTGATAGTCTGCTGTGATGGCACCTTCAATGCCTCCAATCAAGGTGTCGAGAGCAATCCGACCAACATTGCAAGGCTCAGTCGATGTATCGCGAACGTGGGCTATGCCAAAGATGGCAAGACCAAAATGCCCCAAATCACATACTACCAGGCTGGTATTGGAACAGATACTACTGCCTCAGCGTATACAAAGGCGAGACAAGGTATCACCTCGGTACAAGCTGCCATCTCAGAGCTGTATTAACGTGAAAAACAGGCGGTTTTGGTGCCGGTCTCAACGGCAAAGTTTGCGAAGCCTACAACTACCTCACCAATAACTATGGGCCCGGAGATGAAATTCTAATATTCGGATTCTCGTTCGTCTCAATCCGCTCGTGTTAGCTGGAGGTCCTCTGACAATCAACTTTAGTCGTGGCGCATACACCGCGCGAGTTCTGGCAAGCTTCATTTGTAATTTTGGATTGCTAACCCCAGGGATGATGGGTATGTTAACTCTATCAGCTACGCTGGTTTCGGACACGACGCTGACTTTCAAGACTACTTCGACGAAATATTCGAAGCTTACAAAAAACGCGGCTATTCCGAACACAATTTCGAAGAGATGGCATGGGCACGAGCGAAAGCCACCCCGGGAGAACTAGGACTTGAGCTCAACAGCCCACCAACAACCCGATACGACTGCATCAAAAGATGGACACACATGCACGTCAAGATAAGATGCGTTGGCGTGTTCGATACTGTCGGTAGCGTGGGCATGTCAGGTTACCAACAACAACCTGGTCAAGATGTCGACTGGCATTCCACCGCTCTGCATCCAAAGATCGAATATGCCTTCCAGGCATTAGCTCTCGACGAGAACCGTGGCAACTTCTCACCAACTCTCTGGTATCAGTACGACCAAACAGAAGCGGCTGGCACGGTACTCAAGCAGTGCTGGTTTCCAGGGTATCATGGAGATGTCGGAGGCCACAGCGATCCAGTGTGGTGCACGAACAGTGTCGATTCATTGAGTTTTGCGTGGATGATTGATCAGCTCACTGCTGAAAACCTGCTCCAATTCAGCAAGCCACAGTTGTACTATCCCGTACTGAAACGCGTCCACGAGGGAGTGGTCAACGGAGTCGCAACGAAACCTCCCAAGAACACCGAAGAAGCCAGTGAGCGACGCATTCAATGGTCTGATGGAATTCTTACTCAGACCAATAAATTGACTTACAAGTTCTCTTCTTTCGTTGCGACCAGGAGGTTGTGGTACACACGCACTCCAGGTCACTGGAAGATGGCCAATGGAGCCGATGTCCCAGTCTGTCAACTACACGAGACTATACACCCCAGCGTGTCACACCGCATGCGCCAGAAGGAGATGGCATACCAACCCGAGGGCTTTGCCAAGAAGGAATGGCAGTATCGAGAGAAGACCAATGGCTCTGGGCACGAGTGGGTCAGGACCGTGGACGGGAAGGAGGTCGCAGTCATTCCAGAGTACGAATTGCCAAAGATCGAGAAACAGAAATTCGAGAATCATAACCTATGGTCGGGCAGTCTGGAGCAATACCTAGCACCATCGGATATTCTTGGCAGTGAGAAGTTCGACAGCTTGAAGGCCGATGTCATCGATCAGGGGAAAGTCTTGTCTGCAGCCTTCCAACTGCGCAATGACTGAAATGACGCCTTGAGCATTACAGCTTGTGGCTtatcttctgcttccattTCAGCAATCGACACGCAATCCTAGTTCAATTTCGCTTTCGATGCGAGAATCGCATGCATTGATCTACTTTGAGGATCGCATAATCCTCTTAGAGTGCTCAACATCATTCAACCGAGGTGTTTCCCGCTAGGCAGACCTCTGTTCTCTGTCAGACTCAACATCCATCTGTTCGATTCATGGTTACCACCACAGCCATGGCTCTCAGCGGCTGCTCGAAGGATGGTGCCACGTCTGATTGGCGCTCAGGATGTGCTCGGGAAAACTGATACTCACTTGATTGCTAGAAAACAGAGACTGCCGCAGCCCAAGAAAGAAAGTTCTGTGGTTCAACACTTCCATTCGATAACATTCACTCATTGGACTTGTCTGGTACTTCGTCGTTCTTTCTTGATATGCACACAACAGCAATGAAGAACTGAGATCATTCGGATAGCCGGATGCCAGTACCTATCGGGCCGTACGAATATGGGTCCACCTTTAACATCCCGGTCTTCGAAATGTTTTGCGATACGACACTGATGAATACAGCTCcactctctatctcttcgcACGAAACGGCGTCAAGATTCAACACCAATACGGCGGTTCCTCGACTATAAGCGGAAGCAGAACAGAGGACTATCACCTATTCGGAAGTTTGACCACTATCGCAATGTCCGAGACGCAGATTTGTCATCTATTCTTGTGTAATACGAGGCACACTAGTCGCCGGCAGTTTGGACGAGCACTCATTGTTGAATCAGTAGGTAGGTAGGCGTGCGCCAAAGATCTCACTTTCACTACAGTAACGTCTCCTATCGTCGAGTATCACTTTGTATCTTACCTTCTAATTCTGCTAAGGCTCAGACTCAAGGCAGGAGTGAGGTCAAGACCACCGCAAATCCTCGCACGAACATATTAACTATTTGATTCCACACCATGCACACGAAGAAAGTGGTATCGCCACTTCTGTTGGCAGCTCCTGCAGCATTGGCCCAAGAAACAGGAACCGGATCATGTACCGACGTGCACATCTTCATTGCACGAGGCTGGAACGAACCCTATCCTGGTCGCCATGAGAAACTGGTCAACGACATTTGTGCAGACGTGTCTGGCTCGAGATGCGATTATGAGGACATCGTCTATCCTGCTGCGTCCAGCGACTACTGCAATGCAGTATCGACGGGGAGCAACAATGGAAAGCAACAAATCGAAGCTTACTACGCCAAATGTCCGGACAGCAAGCTTGTCTTGAGCGGCTACAGCCAAGGAGCCAACATCATTGGCGACATCCTAACTTCTGGCAGCTGCGGATCAAGTACTGGCCTGGACAGCGCGTCTGGTGCGAGCTGCAGTATCGCCGCGGCACTTCTGTTTGGCGACCCGCTCCACCAGCCGAATAAGCCGTACAACTACCTGGATGGCAATGCCGGTCAAGGAACAGGTGGACCACGATCAGAAGCTTCCAACCAAATATTGGATAGCTACACTCCCAGGCTCAGGTCCTACTGTGCAAAAGACGATCTTGTTTGCGCTCCTGGCCAGGGTGCAGATACCGTCGAAGCTCACACCAATTACTTCGATGTGTATTCGCGAGATGCCGCCTCCTGGGTCGCCGAGCTTGTGAAATCTTTCCCGGAGGATGGTTACTGTTCTGTCCCAAAGACCTCTTCGACCAGCAGCACTGTCACCACCAGTACTGCAGAAGtcagcagcgcagcatcaGCGTCAGCGTCAGCGAGCATCACTTCGTCCGTTCCCGTTGCAACCCCGTCTTCTAGATCTAGCTCTCCATCATGGTCGACCAGCTACGCAAACTGCACGTCCACGTCATCATCTCCGACAACGACTGTTGCTGGCAAGCCTGCAGTTGTCATCTCCACCACTGAAGTCGCCACGACAACACTCTGGAACTTCCCTACCCTTGTTATCACCAAGGCCTCTCCAGTGGCGACTTCCTATATTGGCAGTGTCGGGTGGAGCAACGGAACTGCGCCAACTGGAACAGGCGCTGGATCTTGGACGTCGAGCACATCCGCGCCCAGTGCCACTCCTTACACTGGTGGTGCAAGCGGCGTGCAAGCTCTTGGTTGGGCTGCTGGCGCCGTGGCTGCTGTCACTTTGATGATACTTTAGGGCTATGGTGTCTGGTAACGAAGATAATGTATAGATGTTAAGCCGGCAGAGAGGTGCTGCGGGGCCGAACAGGGCTGATAACAAGTGGTAGTAGTAATGTTGAATTTGATCGAATCGACACTGGTCGATCTCAATGCAATAGTGGATCATGTCTGCCAAGAAGCTGACTCAGCCGTCATTTCCTCACCTTGTCCTCGACGcgtccttctcttcttcctgaCGCGTGAACTTCACGACATTGTTTGGAGAAATCAGCCATGATCTGCGACCAATGCAAAGACCCGATCCCGGCTCAGCATGCATCCAAGGACGACAAGCTTCAAAGAGTGCTCGCGGTTTGTGGCAACAAGACCCCTGCTACCTCGAACCAAATCAATCATGGCCAGGACGAGAGCGACAGACATGCGGCACTCATGTCTTGTTTACACGCCGCAACTGCAGAAGGGCTGGGTCCGAATGGTGACGCCTTCGAAGCCATCTTGCTGAACAACCTCAAATCCATCGTGTGCGCTTACGCGACCCCTTCTGCTGAGGAGCTTCGTTTGACCGCTCGTGCACATTGTCTACTACACACAATTGGCAATAGAATGGTGCGCTTCCTGCGCACTGGGACTTCTGTCgctttgctgctgcgcgtTTGTTGATCATCTTGACGTTTGATTCTCACGCACGAAGATCCTTGAACAAAGCATCATAGAGCATGGCAGCAAGATAGGTGTTTGCAATGAGCCGCAACAAACGCTACGGTGTTTGCTGCGCGTGTGTATCTCATGCGAGCTGCAGTCTGTATCCTGTGGCTACCCGCAGGGGGGCCAATGGATATAATAGGGCAACTCGCCTCATCATAGATTTCCGGCAAGAACGCATCAGCTGATGTCAGGCGCTCGAGATGGCATCAATTCCACTCGTATCGCAGTATCTGAGGTACAAAACTGGCACGAACAGACTTGTCAACTGGCTCGCAAGTTCAGCGCAGCAGCTCAATGATCGCCAGGCGCTTTCTCCTGGAACCACTCCAGACTCCACAATACCAAAGACAGTGACGGTCAGCACTTTGGTCGAATACGCCAAACGCATTGTGAACGCTAGAAATCCAACAATCGAGATCAGCACTGCCATTCTGGACATTACGAAAGATGCCATTCTCGGCCGCACTGCCGCCATGAAATGGTACCAAGAACTTGTCGACAATGGTGACTCAGCCAGTGTGAAAGATGTATCTGCTCTTCGAAAGGCAAACGGCACCCACAAACACTTCTTGCTGGCCCTTGAGCAGGTCTTCGAGATTCTGAACCGCGAGCACAAGTCTCGCCGGCcgaagcgcaagaagcagaTGCCTAAACTGGCGTCCCTGGAGAACGACCTGACCAATCTTTACCAGCATCTGCACATCGAGGAGCCAGCAGATGATCCGGATGATCAGTCGACTCCGAAATGCAACGCCGAATTTGTGCCTCCAGTAGCCACATCTGATGGCTTTGAACTTGACAACGAGCTTGAAGACAACCGTTTTGCGGTCTGGTGTCTGCTGAAGGACATGTCCGATATCAGACTTCATCTCAAAGATGTCTGGCGGCAGTACAAGCAAGGAAGTCTCTCATTCCTTGTCGCCGCTAGGATCGCAGACTCTGCCATGTACGTGTGCTGGGAGCTGGCGGCACAATTCGAAAAAGTGTATCCCGAAATCGCAGACTTCGACAAGCTCATAGCCATCATCGGCGTCAAGAAATTCAATTCGCTCGCCATGCATGCGCAGATGCAccatgctgaagaagatcaagatgaAACGCCTCCTCAACACCATGGCGATCTATTGTGTTGCCACGCTTGGCGCGCTCTGGAAACCTTTCGAAACGTGCAGCTCTACGTCTGGTCTACCGAGACCGAGAAGAGAGACATGTTCGGGGACAAAAAACCATCCATTCACCTCCCCGGCTTCCCATTCAGCAGCGTGCTTATGAACCTGGCGTTCGATTTGAGGGAGGCATTTCCAGCCATCGGACCTCGCGGATTTGATCGGACCAAATTCACTCAGGTATTCTCCAACACCGATTTCTTCTTGGCTAAGCTTTTGGAGTTCAGTGCGAACAAAAAGATGGAAATTGGACTGGTTGCTGCCACGCAGATCTATGCGGACATGCATGACGAGCTCCGTGGCAATATCTCATTCGCGCTACAAGAGACAGAGCGTGCGCATCACTTCACCATGGACACTGTGCGGAAGTATCTCGATGAGCCAGACCGTGTCTCATGGCTTGAGGCGTGTGGCAGCGCGCCGCTGTCCATCAACCAAGAGCGGAACGGATTGCGTGGCTGGGTAGTTCTAATACCCAAGGGATACCGAGACGACCTAGCTCCCTGCGAGACATTCATACCCGAAAGCATACTCAGAGCCCTCCCTTTGCTGCCTGCCATCAGAGTCCGCTGCCACCTATACGCTGCACAACATCAAGCGATCGACCAGATGTCGCAGCATGGGATGTTGCTCTCGGCTGCACATCTCTACCACGCTGGACGCATGACCCGTGCGATCTCTGCACCATGGGAGGACATGGATTTCTTGATTGAACGCCAAGAGGCAAGAGGCGTTTCTCTCAGATTGGGTGCTGCAACGCCAAGGTCCGTGGCAAGACACTACTTTCTCGCCATGGGTCACTCGCTCGCAGAGGTCATGAAGAGCAAAGCGCTCCCAAATATGCTTTCTCTGGCGCAAGCAGAAAGCAAGAGGGTCAAATGTGTGTCAGCATGTCTGTTCGACACAGTACAGGGTAAGACGGAGTACACATCCGAAATCCGTCTGCTGTACCAGGTGGTCCAGGCTTACGGCAAACGAATCAAAGACAAAGAGATCAACGCACAGTATCTGGCCACGAAGCGACTGAACCCCGTTCAGCTGCTTCAAATTGCACAGGAAGTCCTCGTTGATGACGAACCGCACCTTTACTTTGACTACCTGAACTTCGGCGAACTCTGCAGGAAATGGCTTGTCGACGCCTGCAATCTGGTGGCCAAGGCTGTGGAAATGAACTGTGTTTTCTCGAGAGGTGACAAAGATCTCTACATACCCACCAGCATTATTCTATGGCGTGCCGTCGTCGCTGACGATGAACACCGATCCAAATTCAGAACGGAACTCTGCCAGGTTGGAAAACTGGCTGACCGGCTCATAGCAAGCCATGGCAGCAAGTACAAGACACAACTTCTCGAGATCATGTCGTCACGCACGAGTCTGGACGGAGCAGCAGGTGAGACCACGAGCTCCGGTCCCAGAAGTGAGGTGACTCCTGATGAGCATTTTGGCAGCGTCGAAGACATCAGGGGACCACTTCAGCACTGGCACGACCGTCATTACCCAGCTGAGGCCCAGATCTTGAAAGACGCACACGAAACATTCACCTTGTTGACTGCCACACAAGGTGCGATCCCGGAGGAGGCTGTTCGCACAATCGAGAATCAGCTCGATACGCAGTACAGAAAGAAGACGATCCTCAAACAGCCGACACCAGAGCTAGTTGACGGGCAGCTCGTGATCACCACGAAACCGCTGGACGAGCAGGGGCTTGAGACTCGTGTGAGGAACTTGCTTCCTCCTGACTGCGGGGAAACGCTCGAGACTACACGGTGGATGACAGGGTTTACCATGATTTGATGACTCTGTTTGAAGAGTCGTCAGAATCGCGAGGTTTTAGGAGGTCTCGGGGCCTCGCAGTCTGATTTGAAACAGAGCGCAACTCAAGAGGCAAGGCTTTTTCAGATATTGCAACATATTTCAAGATTAGGTACAAAATCGTTCACTCCAGTGCAGCTTGCATTCGTTCTGTGATTCCACTCGTTCTGTCAAGCCTCTTGTTTCCTATCGTTTCGGCTCTGTCTCGTGATCTAGTAGACGATCTGGGCAAGGCGGCCAGTCAAACCAGCCAGGACAATGGAGCTGCCcaagaagagctggaagCGGACCTAGAGAGGGAGTCATCAGCTTCATCAATGGCTAAATGCAGATCACTTTTACGTACCATGACCTTGTTCACCGTCGATTGGAAAATCGAATGCACGATTCTGGCGCCAACGTAGGTCCAAGCCGCTTTCACGGTGTTTGGATGGTCGTCGCCTACAGCACGCACGTGTGAGCATGGGACCTCTGTTGCTGAAGTGCCCAAACACAATAAAGTTTCCACCATAGGCTTTACGTACCAACGACAGCAAGAGCCAATGCCACGGCAAAGAAGATAGTCGGCTGCTCGTGCAAATGATTGTAGTTGTCCTACACCAGCCACATGACCCATGTTAGCTTCAACTTCTGAACATTTGCTCTCGCGCTAGACAAGGTAGCGGATGGAAGCCCTACCGCAATCTGACGAATGGTGATCGGGACCTTGGTGTTGAAGTCTTGGGCCACTTTTTCGGGATTGACATCGATGTTGTACTTCGAGATAGCTGGGATGCGAGTCGCGTACATCCAGGCCTCCATCACGAAGGTCCAACCAGCCAACGTGACGAGCGGCTTGATGAGGGGAGAGTGACCGAGGACTTGAGAGGCCATGGTGATTACTGTGAGCTGTGGCTGTGAGTTGTGATTTCGACAAGGTTATCCTGGTGGATGATTCTGGGGTAGAGATGCGGTTTCAGAGCTTGTTGATGTGTTTTGTCTGTTTTGAGGATGCCTAGCAAGGTATTCGGAGTTTAGCTGGCATGACCGTCCTCGGCTATTGGTCACCCAATAGCCGGACGCGAAACATGCCAAGACATGGTTCGCTCACGTAAGCTGTCCGGCTCAATGTGCTGTAGTCTCTGTGAGACTGGATGATTGCAGTGGATATACAGTCCGTCAAATGCATACGCGGATACTGGGGACAGAACAGGGTATTCACTCTGCAATTTTGCATGGTTCACTGCCAATCAGACAGCTCATTGTGTCCAAAGGCGGCCAGTTCAGATTCTTGAGAGTGGAAACATAGAGTCAGAGGCCCTGCTTTCCGATCCCCGAATGCATGTGACGGACTGTACAGGACAGGTCGGCTGATTCCAATATAGAAATTCAAGTTCTTTTCGGGTTGCCATGAGTCAATTATGCTACTTCATGGGCTACACGAGCCGGCTAAGCTTTCTTTGCATCACGCTCCGCCTTCTTCAGTGCCCGTCTCCGGATGTCGACATGCATCTTCTTATTGATACCCAGCACGAGTCCACTCATCGTTCCAGCGAAAGTCGCGATTCCCCAGTGCATGATTCCGTGGGACCAGTAGGGTGTGCTGGTCGCCGCGATTCCCTGTGCACCTCCAGACCTGCCAATCTTGCCCAAAGCAGCACGAACAAATTGCTTGGGGTTTGGAATCAGAGCTGAAGAACGCCTAATCTTGCTCATGGCAGAAGTGACCAGGTAAGACTGCACGAGCTGGACCTGCACGTTCGAGGAGGCAAGCTCAGAGCTGAGAGCTGTCGACCATTGTTGCAAGAAGGCTTTGCTTCCGCTGTAGGTTGCGAGCAATGGAGAAGGCATGATTCCGCCGAAGGAAGCCATGGTCAAGATGAGACCGCGCTTTCGTTGTACCATGCCTGGTGCGACTATCTGCGTGACACGAAGGGTGCCAAAGCAGTTGATTGTGATGATGTCcttcatctccttctcttgtgTCTCGATGAACGGCACTGGGATGCTATGACTTTGTCCCACATTGTTGATCAGAATCGATACGTCCAGCTCAGCAATCAGTGTCTTCAGGTTCTCGAAGTCGGCGTCTTTGTTCGCGGCGAAGTCCATCGCGTAGAGCTTGGTCTGGACTTTGCATTTCTGTTGGATCTCGGTGGCAAGGGTTTCGAGTTTCGATTGCGTTCGCGAGACAAGGAGGATGTTGAAGCCTTTGCTTGCGAGTTGGAGGGCATATTCTTTGCCAATGCCGTCGGAAGCACCGGTCACGACTGCCCATGTGCCTTTCTTGCCGAACTTGGAGAGCTAGTCGGGGTCAGCACTTCTATCTGTCAGTAAGGGGTGTGTGAGGCTTACAGAGGTGCCTGGCAGGATCAATAGCGAAGCAATCAGTCgccagaaggagaagatcttCAGAGTCAGCCAGATCAGGCCAATGGCTGCAAAGATTTGAGTTGTGGGCGCAGCGTAGATGTCAATGGGCACTGCGGACGCCATCGTGCCGGTCCCTTGCTTGACAAATGAGCTGCGAAGTGAATGTCCAGACGAGGTGGTTGGGACGTGGTGTTGGCCGTGGTGGGACAAGGTTGGACTTCCAAGAATTTGTGGAGAACGCGAACGCGCCCAACTTCACGTCGCGCTTTCAGCCGCAGCTACAAACATTAAAACCTCGATCTCCCCATCTCACGATCATCGGACAAGAATAACGTGTCAATATCGCCATCATGGCGTCTTTGGTCGACTACCTTCCACAGCATGACGGCTACTTGCCCAAATGGCTCCTCTTCGTACGTCCCATCCCATCACCCTTTCCAAAGCTCTAATGTTGACAGCAAATAGATCGCAGTTGTCTCCATCGGCAACACGATTCAATGCTACCGCTCTCTCGCTGGTTCAAAGGAAGTCTACGCTGGCAAGCCCTACAAGACCGACAAAAATGCAAGCCCAGTCAATGAGCTCAGCGCCCGCACTTTTGGCACCTGGACTGCTCTTTCCAGCATAGTTCGGCTCTACGCGGCCTACCACATCGATAATCCTCAGGTGTACCAGTTGGCACTCTGCACCTATGGAATCGCCTTTGCGCACTTCTTCAGTGAATGGCTGGTCTTTGGTTCGGCGAAATGGGGAAGAGGCTTGGCGAGCCCGGTCTTTGTCAGTACTATCACTACGGTGTGGATGCTGACGCAGTGGGGCAACTACGTGAAGTAGATCTGGTATACTTTTGGCCATGTTCAGGCTGTGGAAAGTTCTCAAGGACATCTGCCGCATGCCGCTTGATTAAGCATCCAGACACAATCCCGCTCTTCTTTCCCGACCCATCGAGCAATAAAGATGCCTCCCGAGCGCCGCCTTACTACAGGCTTCGAGCGCCGCTCGAGTAGCTGCGATTGTTTGTCATGCTCCACCAGTCCAGTTGCATCTATCACCACCCGAGGCCTTCCAAAGGGGTCTTCAAGAGGTATCAGAAGCTAATGTGTTTGCTCTGAAACTTTTTAACACTGAAGTTGGCCCCAAGCCATCGATCCGTGAAATCTGTAGCAAAATGAGATCCACTTTCAGGCTCGATGCAGTTAGCCAGAGCCTTCCGATCAGCGAGCAGCAAACACTATAGCACACATAAAATTCGCACTTTTCAAATATATCTCCCAGCAACACGCGCTCGACCTATAAATTCCCTTCGCCAAAGCCTATAAAACACACTTTCTCACCAACAGCCTACTCTCGAATCACCAATACACCGAACACAAAATGGTAATCTCTCCGTATATCCGCAACCCTCGAGGAATATTTACTGACTTCTCAGCCTCTGCAGCCCTCTCGCCGTTCCGCTCTCCTGTACATGGCACGCGCTTGGCGCCTGGCAATGTACTTTATCTGCTATCCAGAAGCCTTTCAGGTTCACAGAGCCGGCCTTCGAATGTTCGGTGC comes from the Cercospora beticola chromosome 4, complete sequence genome and includes:
- a CDS encoding uncharacterized protein (CAZy:CE5): MHTKKVVSPLLLAAPAALAQETGTGSCTDVHIFIARGWNEPYPGRHEKLVNDICADVSGSRCDYEDIVYPAASSDYCNAVSTGSNNGKQQIEAYYAKCPDSKLVLSGYSQGANIIGDILTSGSCGSSTGLDSASGASCSIAAALLFGDPLHQPNKPYNYLDGNAGQGTGGPRSEASNQILDSYTPRLRSYCAKDDLVCAPGQGADTVEAHTNYFDVYSRDAASWVAELVKSFPEDGYCSVPKTSSTSSTVTTSTAEVSSAASASASASITSSVPVATPSSRSSSPSWSTSYANCTSTSSSPTTTVAGKPAVVISTTEVATTTLWNFPTLVITKASPVATSYIGSVGWSNGTAPTGTGAGSWTSSTSAPSATPYTGGASGVQALGWAAGAVAAVTLMIL
- a CDS encoding uncharacterized protein (BUSCO:EOG0926310O) — protein: MASAVPIDIYAAPTTQIFAAIGLIWLTLKIFSFWRLIASLLILPGTSLSKFGKKGTWAVVTGASDGIGKEYALQLASKGFNILLVSRTQSKLETLATEIQQKCKVQTKLYAMDFAANKDADFENLKTLIAELDVSILINNVGQSHSIPVPFIETQEKEMKDIITINCFGTLRVTQIVAPGMVQRKRGLILTMASFGGIMPSPLLATYSGSKAFLQQWSTALSSELASSNVQVQLVQSYLVTSAMSKIRRSSALIPNPKQFVRAALGKIGRSGGAQGIAATSTPYWSHGIMHWGIATFAGTMSGLVLGINKKMHVDIRRRALKKAERDAKKA
- a CDS encoding uncharacterized protein (BUSCO:EOG092655IF) codes for the protein MASLVDYLPQHDGYLPKWLLFIAVVSIGNTIQCYRSLAGSKEVYAGKPYKTDKNASPVNELSARTFGTWTALSSIVRLYAAYHIDNPQVYQLALCTYGIAFAHFFSEWLVFGSAKWGRGLASPVFVSTITTVWMLTQWGNYVK